A stretch of Pseudoprevotella muciniphila DNA encodes these proteins:
- the hisIE gene encoding bifunctional phosphoribosyl-AMP cyclohydrolase/phosphoribosyl-ATP diphosphatase HisIE: MTIDFEKCGGLVPAIVQDAVTKNVLMLGYMNAEAYAKTQETGRVTFFSRSRQKLWTKGEESGNYLELVSIKVDCDNDTLLVQAHPHGPTCHTGNDTCWGEENSQNPLLFLTELQDFIEKRHEEMPEGSYTTSLFKDGINRMAQKVGEEALEAVIEAVNGTNERLVYEGSDMLYHLIVLLTEKGLRIEDLAEELLKRHKPGWKKH, from the coding sequence ATGACAATAGATTTTGAAAAATGTGGCGGTTTGGTACCAGCGATTGTTCAGGATGCAGTGACGAAAAATGTGCTTATGCTGGGCTATATGAATGCCGAGGCGTATGCAAAAACACAGGAGACAGGTCGTGTTACTTTCTTCAGTCGTTCGCGTCAGAAACTGTGGACAAAAGGCGAGGAAAGCGGCAATTATCTTGAGTTGGTCAGTATTAAGGTGGACTGCGACAATGACACCCTGCTCGTTCAGGCACATCCACACGGTCCTACCTGCCATACGGGTAACGACACCTGCTGGGGCGAGGAGAATTCTCAAAATCCTTTACTTTTTTTGACCGAATTGCAGGATTTCATTGAGAAGCGTCATGAAGAGATGCCCGAAGGCTCCTATACCACATCACTTTTCAAGGACGGCATCAACCGCATGGCACAGAAGGTGGGCGAAGAAGCGCTCGAGGCGGTGATAGAAGCCGTTAACGGTACAAACGAACGCCTTGTTTATGAAGGTTCGGACATGCTCTACCATCTCATTGTGCTACTCACGGAGAAGGGATTGCGCATAGAAGACCTTGCAGAAGAACTGCTGAAGCGACATAAGCCAGGTTGGAAAAAGCATTAA
- a CDS encoding aspartate kinase yields the protein MRVMKFGGTSVGSPQRMKDVEKLITDGKRKVVVLSAMSGTTNSLVEISDYMKKRNFESANAMINRLRIKYLQHVEELYSTDEMKAKTRKFLEDEFMYLHSFSSSNYDDTVEKAILAQGEIISTNMVTNYLLECGVKVVLVPALDYMLIDEDKEPQMKPIKDYWTALLDRDPDTEIFLTQGFICRNTNGEIDNLQRGGSDYTASLIGAAMRMEEIQIWTDIDGMHNNDPRFVEGTTPVRQLNFEEAAELAYFGAKILHPTCIQPARYAGVPVRLLNTMDPSAPGTLINNKMVKGQIKAIAAKDNITCIKIVSSRMLLATGFLRNVFEIFEKYKTSIDMVATSEVGVSMSIDNVSRLTPIVEELKKCGTVVVDRNLCIICVVGDLKGDNKGFESTITSAFENVPIRMISYGGSEHNISFLIDQKNKEEALKALSAKLFSKTK from the coding sequence ATGAGAGTAATGAAATTCGGCGGCACGAGCGTTGGCAGTCCGCAGAGAATGAAAGACGTAGAAAAACTTATTACAGACGGCAAACGCAAGGTGGTGGTACTGAGTGCGATGTCGGGCACTACAAATTCGCTCGTTGAGATTTCAGACTACATGAAGAAGCGCAATTTCGAGAGTGCGAACGCCATGATTAACCGCCTGCGTATCAAGTATCTGCAGCATGTGGAAGAACTCTACTCCACCGACGAGATGAAGGCTAAGACTCGCAAGTTTCTGGAAGACGAATTCATGTATCTCCATTCTTTCTCAAGCAGCAACTACGACGACACTGTAGAGAAAGCCATTCTGGCTCAGGGCGAGATTATCAGCACCAACATGGTAACGAACTACCTGTTGGAATGCGGTGTAAAGGTGGTGCTTGTTCCAGCCCTTGACTACATGCTCATCGACGAAGACAAAGAGCCCCAGATGAAGCCCATTAAGGACTATTGGACGGCACTGCTCGATCGCGACCCTGACACGGAGATTTTCCTGACACAGGGTTTCATCTGCCGCAACACCAACGGCGAGATAGACAACTTGCAGCGCGGTGGTTCGGACTACACAGCCAGCCTTATCGGTGCTGCCATGCGCATGGAAGAAATCCAGATCTGGACAGACATCGACGGCATGCACAACAACGACCCACGCTTTGTGGAAGGCACTACACCTGTTCGCCAGTTAAACTTTGAAGAAGCCGCCGAGTTGGCCTATTTCGGCGCCAAGATTCTCCACCCGACCTGCATTCAGCCTGCCCGCTACGCCGGCGTACCAGTACGCCTGCTCAACACCATGGATCCGTCGGCTCCCGGCACACTCATCAACAACAAGATGGTGAAGGGTCAGATTAAGGCGATTGCAGCAAAAGACAATATTACATGTATCAAAATTGTATCGTCGCGTATGCTTCTGGCTACGGGTTTTCTTCGTAATGTGTTTGAGATATTTGAGAAATATAAAACAAGCATTGACATGGTTGCCACTTCGGAGGTGGGTGTATCGATGTCGATTGACAATGTGAGCCGCCTCACTCCCATCGTTGAGGAACTGAAGAAATGCGGCACTGTAGTGGTTGACCGCAACCTGTGCATCATCTGCGTTGTCGGCGACTTGAAGGGCGACAACAAGGGCTTCGAATCCACCATTACATCAGCATTCGAGAATGTGCCTATCCGCATGATTTCCTACGGCGGCAGCGAACACAACATATCGTTCCTGATTGACCAAAAGAACAAAGAAGAGGCTCTGAAAGCACTGTCAGCAAAACTATTCAGCAAAACTAAATGA
- the lysA gene encoding diaminopimelate decarboxylase: protein MKTPYYHYDLKLLGATLDAMGQAVREDDPFVVHYAIKACYNDAVCRMIASRGYGADCVSEGEIKHCLEVGFKPENIVFAGVGKTDEGIDYAISQGIGCFNVENVPELEVINERAGLLGKTVNVALRINPDVDAHTHEKITTGLNENKFGIAMEDMVSAIRKAEKLEHVNYIGLHFHIGSQVLDVSLFAPLCERINELQDMLDGEGIKTTYINVGGGLGIDYEDPNGHPIPDFEGYFSVFRNGLKLRAGQKVHFELGRAVVGQCGTLYSKVLYVKQGHEKKFVILDAGFTDLVRVAMYGSYHYIENTTPHSTTLEPYDVVGPICESSDVFAEGRMLPATERGDIYAIRSAGAYGHVMASTYNYRDLPGEVAE from the coding sequence ATGAAAACACCCTATTACCACTACGACTTGAAACTGTTGGGCGCCACGCTCGATGCTATGGGACAAGCAGTTCGTGAGGACGATCCTTTCGTTGTGCATTATGCCATTAAAGCCTGCTACAACGATGCAGTATGCCGCATGATAGCCTCTCGCGGCTATGGTGCCGACTGTGTGAGCGAAGGCGAGATTAAGCATTGCTTGGAAGTCGGCTTCAAGCCTGAGAACATTGTTTTTGCCGGTGTCGGCAAGACTGACGAGGGCATCGACTATGCCATCAGTCAGGGCATCGGTTGCTTCAACGTGGAAAATGTGCCGGAACTTGAAGTCATCAACGAACGCGCAGGACTATTGGGCAAGACTGTCAATGTGGCGCTACGCATAAACCCCGACGTTGACGCCCACACGCATGAGAAGATAACGACAGGGCTGAACGAGAACAAGTTCGGCATTGCTATGGAGGACATGGTGAGTGCCATTCGTAAAGCCGAGAAGTTGGAACACGTCAACTACATCGGCCTTCACTTCCACATTGGTTCGCAGGTGCTTGACGTAAGCCTCTTTGCCCCACTTTGCGAGCGCATCAACGAACTACAGGACATGCTCGATGGCGAAGGTATCAAAACTACCTATATCAACGTCGGCGGCGGTTTAGGCATCGACTATGAAGACCCTAACGGTCATCCCATACCCGATTTTGAAGGCTATTTCAGCGTATTCCGCAACGGTTTGAAACTGCGTGCAGGTCAGAAGGTGCATTTCGAATTGGGTCGCGCCGTTGTGGGACAATGCGGCACACTGTATTCCAAGGTGCTCTATGTGAAGCAAGGACACGAGAAGAAATTCGTAATTCTCGATGCCGGTTTCACAGATTTGGTAAGAGTGGCGATGTATGGTTCTTACCATTACATTGAGAACACCACTCCACACAGCACCACGCTTGAGCCATACGACGTGGTAGGTCCGATCTGTGAGAGCAGCGATGTTTTTGCTGAAGGCAGGATGCTTCCTGCTACTGAACGCGGCGACATCTATGCCATCCGCTCTGCCGGTGCCTACGGTCACGTGATGGCTTCTACCTATAATTATCGCGACTTGCCCGGGGAAGTGGCTGAATGA
- a CDS encoding DUF721 domain-containing protein encodes MKRRNETDIKELLQLFLRESQLETPLNEYRLINSWEKVAGKVVQRYTDGLRIHNQKLIVRLKSPALRSDLMMRRQELVNKLNEEVGAKVIYDIEFH; translated from the coding sequence ATGAAACGCAGAAACGAAACAGACATAAAGGAACTCCTGCAACTCTTCCTTCGAGAATCGCAACTCGAAACACCGCTCAACGAGTACAGGCTCATCAACTCATGGGAGAAAGTGGCAGGGAAAGTCGTGCAGCGATACACCGACGGACTGCGTATTCATAACCAGAAACTCATCGTGCGTCTGAAATCACCGGCACTCAGAAGTGACCTCATGATGCGCCGCCAGGAACTCGTCAACAAACTCAACGAAGAAGTAGGAGCAAAAGTCATATACGACATCGAATTTCACTAA
- the recF gene encoding DNA replication/repair protein RecF (All proteins in this family for which functions are known are DNA-binding proteins that assist the filamentation of RecA onto DNA for the initiation of recombination or recombinational repair.) codes for MLLQNISIINYKNIEEADLAFSQNINCFVGKNGQGKTNLLDAVYYMSFCKSATGGTTDSLNIRHDADFAMLQADFLDDNGTAGRVTCGMKRGQRKHLKINGKEYKRIAEHVGKIPLVMISPIDSLLITGGSEERRRFMNQVIAQYSPAYLAAAMHYDRMLKQRNAILRADEEPDWSIVEVLEDMMSKDAETIYAERKAFAETFVPIFQELYNALSADGKETVNISLKSHAERGPLKPLLKEGRQKERIVGYTLHGPHKDDLELFVNDFPIKREASQGQQKTYFLSMKLAQYLYLRDKGDKRQPILLLDDIFDKLDADRVAKIVDYVSGNNAFGQIFISDTNREHIDALLASSSKTDYKLFNVANGIITEQ; via the coding sequence ATGCTACTACAAAACATATCAATAATAAACTACAAAAACATTGAGGAGGCTGACCTCGCCTTCTCGCAAAACATAAATTGCTTTGTCGGAAAGAACGGACAGGGCAAAACGAACCTCCTCGACGCAGTGTATTATATGAGTTTCTGTAAAAGTGCCACCGGAGGAACCACCGACAGCCTGAATATCAGGCATGATGCCGACTTCGCGATGCTGCAAGCGGATTTCCTCGACGACAACGGCACGGCAGGGCGTGTAACCTGCGGCATGAAAAGGGGACAACGCAAGCATCTGAAGATCAATGGAAAAGAGTATAAACGCATCGCCGAACATGTAGGCAAGATACCTCTCGTGATGATTTCACCAATCGATTCGCTGCTCATCACTGGCGGCAGCGAAGAGAGAAGGCGATTCATGAACCAGGTCATAGCGCAGTATTCGCCCGCATACCTCGCGGCGGCAATGCACTACGACAGAATGCTCAAGCAGCGGAATGCCATCCTCAGAGCCGACGAAGAACCCGACTGGAGCATAGTGGAAGTGCTCGAGGACATGATGAGCAAAGATGCCGAAACCATTTATGCCGAAAGGAAAGCCTTTGCGGAAACTTTTGTACCTATTTTCCAGGAACTCTATAACGCGCTTTCTGCCGACGGCAAGGAAACGGTAAACATAAGTCTCAAGTCGCATGCCGAAAGGGGACCGCTCAAACCGCTACTGAAAGAAGGACGGCAAAAGGAAAGAATCGTAGGCTATACCTTGCACGGACCGCACAAGGACGACCTCGAACTCTTTGTCAACGACTTCCCCATAAAGCGCGAAGCATCGCAAGGACAGCAGAAAACGTACTTCCTCTCCATGAAACTCGCGCAATACCTCTACCTCAGAGACAAGGGCGACAAAAGGCAACCCATACTGCTGCTCGACGACATCTTCGACAAACTCGATGCAGACAGGGTGGCGAAGATAGTTGATTATGTGTCGGGCAACAATGCTTTCGGGCAAATCTTCATCAGCGACACCAACCGCGAGCACATCGATGCACTCCTCGCTTCAAGTTCAAAAACCGACTACAAACTTTTCAACGTAGCGAACGGAATAATTACAGAACAATGA
- a CDS encoding tetratricopeptide repeat protein: MANKNKAVKPSARVEQNDTLATTTAFFTKYKKLIIGILAALVVVVGGWLAFKYLYLAPQEDKAQSYLSQGIQYVLQGDQLMQQVAQGEEQMANDTTGADSTVKKQVADMKKQATDMYNKALKGEAKFPGYIKVANNYSMTDASNLAKGQVGIIYHKMGNYKEAIKWLEDFTPQSDKTISPAIVAALGHAYAGNNQVDKAVETLKKAAELANEDVASAQYLVDAGKLLESQNNKKGALEIYTQVKKDYPKSTYCQPQNMNGTFTEPIIDGLIELVK; the protein is encoded by the coding sequence ATGGCTAACAAAAACAAGGCTGTAAAGCCTTCTGCTCGAGTTGAACAAAACGACACTCTTGCAACGACAACAGCATTCTTCACGAAGTATAAGAAACTGATTATTGGCATCCTTGCTGCCCTCGTGGTGGTTGTGGGCGGTTGGTTGGCATTCAAGTACCTCTACCTTGCTCCTCAGGAGGACAAGGCTCAGAGTTACCTTTCACAGGGCATCCAGTATGTTCTTCAGGGCGATCAACTGATGCAGCAGGTTGCTCAGGGTGAAGAACAAATGGCCAACGACACCACAGGTGCCGACAGCACAGTGAAGAAGCAGGTGGCAGACATGAAGAAGCAAGCCACAGACATGTACAACAAAGCACTCAAGGGCGAAGCCAAGTTTCCTGGCTACATCAAGGTTGCAAACAACTATTCCATGACAGATGCTTCCAACCTTGCGAAGGGTCAGGTGGGCATCATCTACCACAAGATGGGCAACTACAAGGAAGCCATCAAGTGGCTTGAGGACTTCACTCCTCAGAGCGACAAGACTATTTCGCCTGCCATAGTGGCTGCTTTGGGTCATGCTTACGCCGGCAACAATCAGGTGGACAAGGCTGTAGAAACGCTCAAGAAGGCAGCAGAATTGGCAAATGAAGACGTGGCAAGCGCACAATATCTCGTTGACGCCGGTAAACTTCTGGAAAGCCAGAACAACAAGAAGGGTGCTCTTGAAATCTACACTCAGGTGAAGAAAGACTATCCCAAATCAACCTACTGCCAGCCACAGAACATGAACGGCACCTTTACGGAGCCCATCATCGATGGTCTGATTGAGTTGGTAAAATAA
- the ribH gene encoding 6,7-dimethyl-8-ribityllumazine synthase — protein sequence MSAKDFKFTANQVNTIPDASEMQFGIVVSEWNNDITDNLLENAVNTLKRYGAKEENILVKHVPGSFELVYGAACMKDSTMADAIIAIGCVIRGDTPHFDYICSGVTQGLAELNTESDVPVIYGVLTVNDHQQALDRCGGSAGNKGEEFALTAIKMVDFVWSLENLE from the coding sequence ATGTCAGCAAAGGACTTCAAATTTACAGCAAATCAGGTAAATACCATTCCCGATGCTTCAGAAATGCAATTTGGCATCGTGGTTAGCGAGTGGAATAACGACATCACGGACAACCTCTTGGAGAATGCCGTTAACACACTGAAAAGATATGGTGCCAAGGAGGAGAACATCCTCGTGAAGCATGTACCGGGCTCTTTCGAACTGGTATATGGCGCTGCATGCATGAAGGATAGTACTATGGCGGATGCCATTATCGCCATAGGTTGTGTCATTCGGGGCGACACCCCCCACTTCGACTATATCTGCTCGGGAGTTACTCAAGGGTTGGCAGAGTTGAACACAGAGTCGGACGTGCCGGTGATTTATGGTGTTCTGACCGTCAACGACCACCAACAGGCTCTTGACCGCTGCGGAGGTTCGGCAGGAAACAAGGGCGAAGAATTTGCGCTCACTGCAATAAAAATGGTGGATTTTGTTTGGAGTTTGGAAAATTTGGAGTAA
- a CDS encoding SGNH/GDSL hydrolase family protein, which translates to MAKISRIAILAMLFSLASFCKAQTLITPDNDKLVYVGRVCTANPSAYTWSYPGVQIHAVVEGTSTVSIRTKAKCGDFMVEIDDREPYKIKVGEGSGTGLNLAETLVAKNLDKGQHRLTLTYVVEGLTLKPVFYGLLLEREGRLAEQLPQLPERKIEFIGNSITCSLGIEYPEPGNPKSSFANENQYYSYEAIACRELNAQCFVVARSGIGVYRNSGGKPAGDKDVLPAYYPYTHFQLGGDRWDFSRFTPDVVCINLGTNDTSNPSYSVDLLAKGYDNFLKTIRGNYPNAKIVLLTGTMRVGQRLADMKTAQKRAIEWANQRGDNEIYRLDFTPADGSLGYGQYKHPSARQHQQMAKELVPFLRNIMNWE; encoded by the coding sequence ATGGCAAAAATTTCAAGAATAGCAATTCTGGCGATGCTTTTTTCCTTAGCGTCGTTCTGCAAGGCACAAACCCTAATCACGCCCGATAACGACAAACTCGTATATGTGGGGCGCGTATGTACAGCAAATCCAAGTGCATACACATGGTCATATCCCGGAGTGCAGATACATGCAGTAGTAGAAGGAACGTCCACGGTCAGCATAAGGACAAAGGCGAAGTGTGGCGACTTTATGGTGGAAATCGATGACCGCGAGCCCTATAAGATTAAAGTGGGAGAGGGCAGTGGCACCGGACTGAATCTGGCTGAAACACTCGTCGCGAAAAATCTCGACAAAGGACAGCATAGACTGACACTGACCTACGTCGTGGAAGGCTTGACGCTGAAACCTGTGTTCTACGGCTTACTGCTCGAAAGAGAAGGACGACTCGCAGAACAACTGCCACAACTGCCGGAACGTAAGATAGAATTCATCGGCAACAGCATCACCTGCTCGCTCGGTATAGAATATCCCGAACCGGGAAATCCGAAATCATCATTTGCCAACGAAAACCAGTACTATTCCTATGAAGCCATAGCATGCCGAGAACTCAATGCGCAATGCTTCGTCGTGGCGCGTTCAGGCATTGGTGTATATCGAAATAGCGGCGGGAAACCCGCTGGCGACAAAGATGTATTACCCGCATATTACCCATACACTCACTTCCAACTTGGTGGAGACAGATGGGACTTCAGTCGCTTCACCCCCGACGTGGTTTGCATAAACCTCGGAACGAACGACACCTCCAATCCCTCATATTCTGTTGATCTCCTCGCTAAAGGCTACGACAATTTCCTCAAGACCATACGAGGCAACTACCCAAATGCAAAAATCGTCCTCCTTACAGGAACGATGAGAGTAGGGCAGCGCCTCGCCGACATGAAAACCGCACAAAAGCGTGCAATAGAATGGGCAAACCAACGTGGCGACAACGAAATCTATCGCCTCGATTTCACACCTGCAGACGGCTCCCTCGGATACGGACAGTACAAACACCCGTCAGCCCGACAGCACCAGCAAATGGCAAAAGAACTCGTTCCCTTCCTGAGAAATATTATGAATTGGGAGTGA
- a CDS encoding MBOAT family O-acyltransferase, with translation MLQSLIHFLTTPNEIVQFCTVQFWLMFVLFLIVYAFIYWREAKSLQKSLREGQTTDITPFWAKTQNWRLAYVIAFSLFFFWKANGWVMVLLPVTALATWTVTRWMETIESRNAKKWLLALNVILNLLPLLYFKYANFLLVNFAQLVQTNFNPLDIALPIGISFYTFQGISYAVDVYRGKFTERVSFLSYLFYLSFFPLLLAGPITRAGTLFPQLKRTTRISETTACYGIFLIILGLIKKGVVADYLATYNNLVFDMPATYSGFENMMAVLGYTVQIYFDFSGYSDLSIGIAAVLGIRLRDNFNMPYQSLNLTEFWRRWHISLSTWFRDYFYIPLGGNRKGNARTYLNCFLTMLLAGVWHGASWMFVIWGALHGLGLVVHKFCKKHGLDKLPKNVWTKFTAWTITMLYVMVAWVFFRAANLQDASAVFTKIFTDFDWAYLPPFVEKRTLCFILIVLSFLLFAVRRKTMDRLAARFILMPWPVKSILFLIIVQIMLQLQQGSVAPLLYAEF, from the coding sequence ATGTTACAAAGTCTTATCCATTTTCTGACAACACCAAACGAAATCGTACAGTTCTGCACCGTACAGTTCTGGCTGATGTTCGTGCTATTCCTCATCGTTTATGCATTCATCTACTGGCGCGAGGCGAAGTCGTTGCAGAAGAGTCTGCGTGAAGGGCAAACCACTGACATTACTCCTTTCTGGGCGAAAACCCAAAACTGGCGGTTAGCATACGTCATAGCCTTCAGCCTCTTCTTCTTCTGGAAGGCAAACGGCTGGGTAATGGTGCTTTTACCAGTTACGGCTCTCGCCACATGGACAGTCACCCGTTGGATGGAAACCATAGAAAGTAGGAACGCAAAAAAATGGCTTCTCGCGCTAAATGTCATACTCAACCTCCTGCCACTGCTCTATTTCAAGTACGCAAATTTCCTTTTAGTAAATTTCGCGCAACTTGTACAGACCAATTTCAATCCGCTCGACATAGCACTGCCCATAGGCATCAGTTTCTATACCTTCCAGGGCATCAGTTATGCAGTGGATGTCTATCGCGGAAAATTCACGGAACGGGTTTCTTTCCTCAGTTATCTCTTTTATCTCTCGTTCTTCCCGCTGTTGCTTGCAGGACCCATCACCCGTGCCGGCACACTCTTCCCACAACTGAAACGGACCACGCGCATCAGCGAAACGACGGCCTGTTATGGCATCTTCCTGATTATCCTCGGACTGATTAAGAAAGGTGTAGTGGCAGACTATCTCGCCACATACAACAACCTTGTGTTCGATATGCCTGCCACATATTCAGGATTTGAAAACATGATGGCTGTGCTCGGATATACCGTACAAATCTATTTCGACTTCAGTGGATACAGCGACCTGAGCATAGGCATTGCGGCAGTACTCGGCATAAGACTCAGGGACAACTTCAATATGCCTTATCAGTCGCTCAACCTCACCGAATTCTGGCGCAGATGGCACATATCGCTCTCCACATGGTTCAGAGACTATTTCTACATCCCACTCGGCGGAAACAGAAAGGGCAATGCGCGGACCTATCTCAACTGCTTCCTGACTATGCTCCTCGCAGGCGTGTGGCATGGTGCTTCGTGGATGTTCGTCATCTGGGGAGCGCTCCACGGATTAGGACTCGTAGTTCATAAATTCTGCAAGAAACATGGACTCGACAAATTGCCCAAGAATGTTTGGACAAAGTTTACTGCATGGACCATCACCATGCTCTATGTCATGGTGGCATGGGTGTTCTTCAGAGCCGCGAACCTGCAAGATGCTTCCGCAGTCTTCACAAAGATTTTTACAGATTTCGACTGGGCATACCTCCCGCCGTTCGTAGAGAAAAGAACACTCTGCTTCATCCTGATTGTATTGTCGTTCCTACTATTCGCGGTAAGGAGAAAAACTATGGACAGGCTGGCAGCAAGATTTATCCTCATGCCATGGCCCGTCAAGTCGATTCTCTTCCTCATCATCGTACAAATCATGCTGCAACTTCAGCAAGGCAGCGTGGCACCGCTCCTGTACGCTGAATTCTGA
- a CDS encoding SGNH/GDSL hydrolase family protein, which produces MKPYLKVILTLALPIAAFIAFMAMPDDVEFFGEKIQKVKLFDDEETVLMEDSMVASTPADTADVFQVDTTKKRILLFGDSMVGVLRKHFSNYCSQNGDTLFSAVWYSSGSRHWAKTDTLEHFINLYKPDYLMICLCSNELFRRDLDERDKDIKTIIDKMNRQNLPFIWVSPPNWKKDKGITDLILKNVGASRFFDSRELVLPRISDGAHPTVKGGIMWVDTLTKWLASPQCAYPIRMEKPEKEYKPGAVTHLSPPKS; this is translated from the coding sequence ATGAAACCCTATCTGAAAGTAATACTCACACTTGCGCTACCCATCGCTGCATTCATCGCCTTCATGGCGATGCCCGACGATGTGGAGTTCTTTGGCGAAAAGATACAAAAGGTAAAACTCTTCGATGACGAAGAGACCGTCTTGATGGAAGACTCTATGGTGGCATCAACACCTGCTGATACCGCAGATGTTTTCCAAGTGGATACCACTAAAAAGCGCATCCTGCTCTTTGGAGATTCTATGGTAGGAGTGCTTCGCAAGCATTTCAGTAACTATTGTTCACAGAATGGAGATACGCTCTTCTCTGCAGTGTGGTACAGTTCCGGTTCCAGGCATTGGGCAAAGACTGACACCCTGGAGCATTTCATCAATCTCTACAAGCCGGACTATCTCATGATTTGCCTCTGCTCAAACGAACTCTTCCGCCGCGACCTCGATGAACGCGACAAGGACATCAAGACCATCATCGACAAGATGAATCGTCAGAACCTGCCATTTATATGGGTAAGTCCACCAAACTGGAAGAAAGACAAGGGTATCACTGACCTGATTCTTAAAAACGTAGGAGCGAGTCGTTTCTTCGACAGCAGGGAACTTGTGCTGCCGAGAATCTCTGATGGAGCACACCCGACGGTAAAAGGCGGCATTATGTGGGTGGATACGCTCACAAAATGGTTGGCAAGCCCGCAATGCGCCTATCCCATACGAATGGAGAAACCCGAGAAAGAATATAAGCCTGGTGCTGTGACACACCTCTCTCCGCCAAAGAGTTGA
- the rplT gene encoding 50S ribosomal protein L20 — MPRSVNHVASRAKRKRILKLTRGYYGARKNVWTVAKNTWEKGLTYAYRDRRNKKRNFRALWIQRINAAARLEGMSYSQLMGALHKAGVEISRKVLADLAVNNPAAFKAIIDKVKK, encoded by the coding sequence ATGCCAAGATCAGTAAATCACGTTGCTTCAAGAGCAAAAAGAAAAAGAATTCTGAAACTCACGCGCGGTTATTATGGCGCACGTAAGAATGTTTGGACCGTTGCTAAAAACACATGGGAAAAAGGTCTCACTTATGCATACCGCGATCGTAGAAATAAAAAGCGCAATTTCCGTGCACTGTGGATACAGCGTATCAATGCGGCTGCACGCCTCGAAGGTATGTCATATTCACAACTCATGGGTGCCCTCCACAAAGCAGGAGTGGAAATCAGCCGTAAAGTCCTCGCAGACCTCGCTGTAAACAACCCTGCGGCTTTCAAGGCCATCATTGACAAAGTAAAAAAATAA
- the rpmI gene encoding 50S ribosomal protein L35 — MPKVKTNSGAKKRFTLTGTGKIKRQHAYHSHILTKKTKKQKRNLDHADLVDSTNKRQVRELLCLR, encoded by the coding sequence ATGCCAAAAGTTAAAACAAATTCCGGAGCAAAGAAACGTTTCACGCTCACAGGAACAGGTAAGATTAAAAGACAACACGCTTACCACAGTCACATCCTGACAAAGAAGACAAAGAAGCAAAAACGTAACCTAGACCACGCAGACCTCGTTGACTCAACGAACAAGCGTCAGGTACGCGAACTCCTTTGCCTGCGTTAA